The nucleotide window TAAGGAAATATTCCATAATTTTAATCGACTTTCTAAAAATAATTGATGCCGCAAAGCTTGGTCAAATGGATTTAAAAAATTTTCTTGTGCACCAGCCTCCGTTATGCGGAATGATTCATGCTGTTGCGGTTTATAACCGAGTGTTCCAGAAATTTGTTTGACTTCGACAACGAGCAAATAACCCGAGGTGCAAATTAACGCGTCCATTTGATGGGTATACCCATTGTCATTAATACACTCAAAATTATAAAAAATGTTCGTATCTTCCTTGAACGAGTAGTCATTTGAAATTTGCCGTAATCTTCTTTCACCGGAAAGCCCGGCTTCCATGCGAGAAAATTCCTCTTGAACGGATTCAAATTCAAGATCTTCGTTGTGAAACCGGGTGATTAATGCTTCCATAAAATAATAATTTAATGATTTTTGTATAATGTATCACCTCCAATATTACTTTACAATACAGAAAATATTTGTACAAATAGCCCTAAAAACGCTTAAATGAATCAAAACATTAACCAAAATTACTCAATTAAATTTATTAATAATTAAAATGGCTAAATTAAATCTATTAATATTTAAAAATTTTCATTTCAAAACACTAAAAGTTTAATATACTTAGTAAAAGTAAAATTTTAGGAGGGGTTTGTATGAGATTGGATTTGCCATTAACAGAAATTCAAAAGTATGAGCAGGAAGTAACAAAGGGAGGTCAAAAAGTAGTGGAACGTAAAAAGTATTCCAAAACGAAAAAAGCCCTTCGAAAATTGAAGAAAAGAGAAAATAAACTGCAAAAGAAAAGAACGATGCCATCTCCAACAGATATTCAATATATAGTGAATAAGGACAATGACTCGATTGTCGTAAAGGGACGAATTGATCAAGAACAGACACTTGATACAAAAATATTTATTCGATTTAAGTTAAGTGGTCAAACTGATTTTTTACCGTTCGGATATCAAGCAAAAATTCCAATTTCCAAAAATAATCACTTTCAATTTGAAGTGCTTCAAGCAGCTTTGCTCGATGAAGATGAAATTGCCATTCAGGCATTCAATGAAAAAGGACAAGCTTCCGAAATCATCACGTTTCAGTATAGAAAATAATGTGTTATTACATTCACTTTCTATTAATTTTATCATATGTAGTTGAATAACAATCAGTTGCATTCAACCAAAAAAATATTAAAAATATTAATTTACATGTTTCATCACAGAAATTACGGGAAAACTTTAGCAAACAGTTAAAGGAGGCTTTACTTTTTATGATGAAACAGCGAAATTACTTCATGCTATTCATGACACTATTATTATCATTTTCTCTAGTAGCTTGTAATGATAATAATGATGATGATGTTAACGACAATGATAATGGTGTCTTGGATAACAACGACAACGACAATGACGATGGTATTTTGGATAACGACGATAACGACGATGATGATGGCGTTTTGGACAACGATGATAACAACAAAGATGACGATAACAAATAAAAAAAAGCATGGCGCTCTCGTAGCTGCCATGCTTTTTTATCATAAATTAAATTTCACCGAATGCTAGCCATGGTAAGAAGCCTTCTAAAAACATCTCCGTAGCTGGCATGAAGTAAGAGCCGAAGTGGAAGTCTGGATCTAGTGTTGTTACGATCCAAGTGCCTTTAGAGCTTACTTTGTCGACGTATAGTAATGAGCCGCCATCCTTCATATCGATTAACGATTGCATTCCTTCTTGTAAGTGGAATACACCGTGCTGGTGCCAAGTGCATGCTTCAATTGTTAAGTGACCATCACGGAATAGTGGGTAATCAGCGCCAACCATGCGTAAACCGCTATCTGCATTAGGTTCTAACCACCACCAGAAGTTTGTCGGACGTGTTTCCCAGTTTTGATTTGGTATCCAGTTCCAAGGCTGAGGTCCGAATGCTACTACAACACCACCATTGTCCGCAAATCGACGAATGATTGGGGCAGCAGCTAATAAATATTTGTTGTGAAGCTGAGAAGGAACGACCAATACATCCATGTCTTCTAAATTTTGTTCTTCGAAATGTGGGAGATAAATAATTTTTTCTAAGTATTGATTGAATTTTGGTTCGTGGAATGTCACGTAATGTGGTGCGTGGCCACTGTATAAAACTGCGATCTTTCTCATGCTTGTGCTCCTTTTAAACGTAATAATTCTTCATCTAACCAGGCTAAAAATTGTGGTGCGATTAATTGCGTTGAATTTTCACCTGTTGCATATGTTAGGAAGTCGCGCGCAGCACTTGCAACTACTGTACCTTTTGTAGCGGTACGATCGATAAAGGCAATTGGTGTACCATCAGTAAAGCGTAAAACAACTTCTGATTCTTTATTGACGATTGGGTGTGAACCACGTGCATAAAACCCTGAAACGCCTTTACGGTACGTCAATTCTTGCATATCTACATTGCGGTAAAATGTGTTGTCATGAGCAGGCTCCATGAAGTAGTCCGAATGCTTCGTAATTTTTTGAGGCATGAATAAACCAGCACCAGGTAACCATGGACGGAAAAGATGTGCGCATGAAACAACGATTTTTCCCTCGTTTAAAAATTGCTCAATTACTTCTTTTTGTTCATATAAATACTCTTGATCGATAAAATCCGTTACAACTAAAACATTGAAATCAGATAAATCGGCGTTGCCAATTTCATATTGGTCAATAAATGTTACGTGGTCCATTGGCTCGTTTGAAACATTCATTGCACGGCCTTCTAAGCTAAACGCATGTCCGCCATCCAGCTTGACAATCTTGTACTCCGCCATAAAAATTCTCCTTTAAACAACAAATTTATTATTATTGAAACTCATTCTCACTAAAAAGAGAAATGAAGTTGACATTGAAAATCATTTTCAATTATACTCATTCTTGTGATAATTTCAAATGATTTTTTATAGATAAGTGATTAATAGTGCAATATAAATGAAAAAAACTGATTAAATAGCATCAGGGATTTTCAGAAGATTAAGGAGAGTATTAAATGTTCAAACGTAAATCATTAGTAGCAACACTTGCTTTATCAACAGCAGCACTTGTAGCTTGTTCAAATGATGAAGCAACAAATCCATCGTCTGACTCAGGTGCAGAGGTGCAAACAACTTTAGAGGAAAAAATTGTAGTTGACCAAGCAGGTACTGAAGTAACAATTCCTGGTGAAGTAAATCGTATCGTATCAGGCGGTATTTTACCGTACTTCCATACGTGGTATGTAGCGACAAACTCAACAAAAGAAATCGTGGGTATGCATCCAAACTCATACAATGCAGCTGAAAACTCTATGTTAGCGAAGCTTTCACCAGACGTTTTGAAAGCGGATACTTCATTTGTACAAAACGGTGAAATGAACGTGGAAGAATTAATGAAAATTAATCCGGACGTATATTTTGAACTAGCAACAGATGAAAAATCTATTGAACTAGCACGAAAAGCGGGAATCAACACTGTAGCGATTAAAGCAATTGATGCTGCGGCAGCAGAGCCACTTGCAACATTCAATAGCTGGTTAGAATTAACGGGGCAAATCGCAAATACAACAGAGCGAGCGGACAAGTTTTTGGAAGTTGGGACAGCTGTTCAAAACGAAATTTATGAAAAGATCGATGGCTTAACGAAAGAACAAAAGCCAAACGCGTTAATGATGTATCAATTATCTGACCAAGCCATTACGGTAAGTGGTAAAAACTTCTTTGGTAATCAATGGTTAAATGCAACAGGGGCTAATGATGTTGCAGAAAATGATGTACAAGGTCGTAAAGATGTGAACATGGAGCAAATTTATCAATGGAATCCAGAAATCATTTTTTTAACAAACTTCACAGAAATCCAACCAGAGGATCTTTACAACAATACAATTGAAGGTCAAGACTGGAGTCAAGTAGAAGCCGTAAAAAACAAACAAGTGTACAAAATTCCATTAGGGATTTATCGCTGGTTCCCACCAAGTGGTGATGCACCGTTAATGTTAAAATGGTTAGCAAACATTAACCAACCAGAGCTATTCAATTACGATATGAATGCTGAAATTAAGAGCTACTATAAAGAATTTTATGAATATGACGTAACAGATGAAGAAGTGGAGCAAATTTTACACCCTTCTTCAGCTGCTGCGAAATATTAATGAA belongs to Solibacillus sp. FSL R7-0682 and includes:
- a CDS encoding nuclease-related domain-containing protein, whose translation is MEALITRFHNEDLEFESVQEEFSRMEAGLSGERRLRQISNDYSFKEDTNIFYNFECINDNGYTHQMDALICTSGYLLVVEVKQISGTLGYKPQQHESFRITEAGAQENFLNPFDQALRHQLFLESRLKLWNISLPVLYIIVIANVRAKLDNSLQNFPIFHVNGMPSLLEKLHVKYPKNSVNLGFLQKQLEHLYSPLPQDDQSIEAESVKACYVKNAALPMQ
- a CDS encoding phosphate starvation-inducible protein PhoH, whose product is MAEYKIVKLDGGHAFSLEGRAMNVSNEPMDHVTFIDQYEIGNADLSDFNVLVVTDFIDQEYLYEQKEVIEQFLNEGKIVVSCAHLFRPWLPGAGLFMPQKITKHSDYFMEPAHDNTFYRNVDMQELTYRKGVSGFYARGSHPIVNKESEVVLRFTDGTPIAFIDRTATKGTVVASAARDFLTYATGENSTQLIAPQFLAWLDEELLRLKGAQA
- a CDS encoding ABC transporter substrate-binding protein translates to MFKRKSLVATLALSTAALVACSNDEATNPSSDSGAEVQTTLEEKIVVDQAGTEVTIPGEVNRIVSGGILPYFHTWYVATNSTKEIVGMHPNSYNAAENSMLAKLSPDVLKADTSFVQNGEMNVEELMKINPDVYFELATDEKSIELARKAGINTVAIKAIDAAAAEPLATFNSWLELTGQIANTTERADKFLEVGTAVQNEIYEKIDGLTKEQKPNALMMYQLSDQAITVSGKNFFGNQWLNATGANDVAENDVQGRKDVNMEQIYQWNPEIIFLTNFTEIQPEDLYNNTIEGQDWSQVEAVKNKQVYKIPLGIYRWFPPSGDAPLMLKWLANINQPELFNYDMNAEIKSYYKEFYEYDVTDEEVEQILHPSSAAAKY